A single window of Leptolyngbya ohadii IS1 DNA harbors:
- a CDS encoding Calvin cycle protein CP12, producing the protein MVQSISRFDQSADDAAQSASEAAISIEQRIQDALEYARTVTTAQGINSVEAVVAWDIVEELLAEKAHRKQQTKRMTAFERYCEEFPSRIECLIYDV; encoded by the coding sequence ATGGTTCAATCAATTTCTCGCTTTGATCAATCTGCGGATGATGCTGCTCAATCAGCTTCCGAAGCAGCCATTTCAATTGAACAAAGAATCCAGGATGCCCTGGAGTATGCTCGTACAGTGACCACGGCTCAGGGAATTAATTCCGTTGAAGCGGTCGTTGCCTGGGATATTGTGGAGGAGCTGCTGGCTGAGAAAGCCCACCGTAAGCAGCAGACGAAGCGCATGACGGCATTTGAGCGGTACTGCGAAGAATTCCCCAGCCGCATTGAGTGCTTGATCTACGACGTATAA
- a CDS encoding sensor histidine kinase, which produces MKKPPTGKQSLGSRLFFSHIIVMIVGLLTLLAVGKISSPRFFGLYLREIEVGGWRVGEVRAQLIRRFEDAWSQGAFWSVVIGATTAGGLSYLVTKRIVKPLIQMEEITKKFAAGQLDERVPSSEIPEVDQLATSFNRMAATLEGVEQRRRELVSDMTHELRTPLTILRGYLEGLSDGTIEPSSEIYDRLARETARMQRLVNDLQELSKMEAGYLPIDARPMNLRPLVEGIVQRFADQLVAQDSPKLLVDVPPDLPLVNADPFRVEQILVNLIGNAIRYTPNGSITVQLRPDFEHSSSGTASHRVWVAVVDTGEGIAPEDLSHVFERFWRADRSRNRNSGGTGIGLAICRRLVELQGGTIEAESQLGQGSTFRFSLPIANKTSKKG; this is translated from the coding sequence ATGAAAAAACCGCCAACGGGAAAACAGAGCTTAGGCTCGCGGCTATTTTTCTCCCACATTATTGTGATGATTGTTGGGCTGTTGACCCTGCTGGCGGTCGGGAAAATCTCCTCACCGCGTTTTTTTGGGCTTTATCTGCGGGAAATTGAAGTGGGTGGCTGGCGTGTGGGGGAAGTGCGTGCCCAGCTGATTCGGCGGTTTGAGGATGCCTGGAGCCAGGGGGCTTTCTGGTCGGTGGTAATTGGGGCAACAACGGCGGGCGGGCTGAGCTATCTGGTGACAAAGCGAATCGTGAAACCGCTGATCCAGATGGAGGAGATTACCAAGAAATTTGCCGCCGGACAGCTTGATGAACGGGTACCCAGCAGCGAAATTCCCGAAGTGGATCAGCTGGCGACCAGCTTTAACCGCATGGCAGCTACTCTGGAAGGGGTAGAACAGCGACGGCGTGAACTGGTCAGCGATATGACCCACGAGCTGAGAACCCCCCTCACGATTCTGCGGGGCTATCTGGAAGGACTATCGGATGGGACGATCGAGCCTTCATCCGAAATCTACGATCGGCTTGCCAGAGAAACGGCGCGAATGCAGCGATTAGTCAACGATCTGCAAGAGCTGTCCAAAATGGAAGCGGGCTATTTGCCGATCGATGCCCGTCCAATGAACTTGCGTCCGCTGGTGGAAGGAATTGTACAGCGATTTGCCGATCAGCTGGTGGCGCAGGACAGCCCGAAGCTGCTGGTAGATGTTCCGCCAGACCTGCCCCTGGTGAATGCCGATCCGTTTCGCGTCGAACAAATCCTGGTAAATTTGATTGGCAATGCGATTCGCTACACGCCTAACGGCTCGATTACGGTGCAGCTACGCCCAGATTTTGAGCATTCCAGCAGCGGCACGGCTTCGCATCGGGTCTGGGTTGCTGTAGTCGATACGGGAGAAGGCATTGCCCCAGAAGATTTGTCCCACGTCTTTGAACGATTTTGGCGGGCGGATCGATCGCGCAACCGTAACTCTGGCGGAACGGGTATCGGGCTAGCAATTTGTCGGCGGCTGGTCGAGCTACAGGGCGGCACCATTGAGGCAGAGAGCCAGTTGGGTCAGGGCAGCACCTTCCGATTTTCGCTGCCAATCGCCAATAAAACGAGCAAAAAAGGGTAA
- a CDS encoding YbhB/YbcL family Raf kinase inhibitor-like protein, protein MVGGKFPGETIRRRSFLARSFLVVSTGAIGLMGLGITGCTPRSGQSVGQSVGQRSGQAENSAGSQPENNPGSAVKGQSGQASGKTMTLSSAAFAADGMIPAKYTCDGENRSPALSWDAPPAGTKSLAVLASDPDAPGKTPENPFVHWVLYDLPPDLRQLPEGVPANPLLSAGGTHGKSDFGKFGYGGPCPPSGTHRYVFRLYALDKFLDLPPGASQAEVISAMEGHTLAEAELIGRYRRP, encoded by the coding sequence ATGGTGGGAGGTAAATTTCCTGGTGAGACCATCAGGCGGCGATCGTTTCTTGCAAGATCGTTTCTTGTAGTAAGTACAGGGGCGATCGGGCTGATGGGGCTGGGAATAACGGGCTGTACGCCGCGATCGGGACAGTCAGTGGGACAGTCAGTGGGGCAGCGATCGGGACAGGCGGAGAATTCGGCAGGGAGCCAACCAGAAAATAATCCAGGCAGTGCTGTAAAAGGGCAGTCCGGGCAAGCATCCGGTAAAACGATGACCCTGAGCAGTGCTGCTTTTGCTGCGGATGGAATGATTCCTGCGAAATATACCTGTGATGGGGAGAATCGATCGCCTGCTCTCAGTTGGGATGCACCTCCAGCGGGGACTAAAAGTTTGGCAGTGCTGGCAAGCGACCCGGATGCGCCTGGAAAAACGCCTGAAAATCCTTTTGTGCATTGGGTGCTGTATGATCTACCGCCCGATCTGCGCCAGTTGCCGGAGGGGGTTCCGGCGAATCCGCTGCTGAGTGCAGGAGGCACCCACGGCAAGAGTGATTTTGGCAAGTTTGGCTATGGGGGTCCCTGTCCGCCAAGCGGCACACACCGTTATGTGTTTAGGCTGTATGCTTTAGATAAGTTTTTGGATCTTCCGCCGGGAGCAAGCCAAGCAGAGGTCATTAGCGCTATGGAAGGACACACCCTCGCAGAAGCAGAACTGATCGGTCGCTATCGCCGCCCATGA
- a CDS encoding DUF561 domain-containing protein translates to MTIHPTLQIAFQQANALKVISGLTNFDADRVAAVVKAADRGGATFVDIAADPDLVRLAKQLTHLPVCVSAVDPEKFVAAIEAGADLIEIGNFDPFYAQGIRFEAAEVLELTQRTRALLPHVTLSVTVPHILELDQQVQLAEALVQAGADIIQTEGGTSSQPTHPGTLGLIEKAAPTLAAASEISRAVTVPVLCASGLSSVTAPLAIAAGASGIGVGSAINRLNDEIAMVAVVRSLVEALGTVNRGRIAV, encoded by the coding sequence ATGACCATTCATCCCACACTGCAAATCGCATTCCAGCAAGCAAACGCCCTGAAAGTGATCAGCGGCTTGACCAACTTTGACGCCGATCGCGTGGCTGCGGTGGTGAAGGCTGCCGATCGGGGTGGCGCGACCTTTGTAGACATTGCGGCTGATCCGGATCTGGTTCGCCTGGCAAAGCAGTTGACCCATCTGCCTGTTTGCGTTTCTGCCGTGGACCCAGAAAAATTTGTAGCGGCGATCGAAGCGGGCGCAGACCTGATCGAAATCGGAAACTTCGACCCCTTCTACGCGCAGGGCATCCGGTTTGAAGCTGCCGAAGTCCTGGAACTGACCCAGCGGACTCGCGCTCTGTTGCCCCACGTCACCCTGTCCGTCACCGTTCCCCACATCCTGGAACTCGACCAGCAGGTGCAGCTTGCCGAAGCCCTGGTTCAAGCAGGCGCAGACATCATCCAAACCGAAGGTGGCACCAGCAGTCAGCCCACCCACCCCGGCACCCTGGGACTGATTGAAAAAGCCGCCCCCACCCTGGCAGCCGCTTCGGAAATCTCCCGTGCCGTTACTGTTCCTGTGCTTTGTGCTTCCGGTCTGTCCAGCGTGACTGCTCCCCTGGCGATCGCCGCAGGTGCATCAGGAATCGGAGTCGGCTCTGCTATCAACCGCCTGAACGACGAAATCGCAATGGTTGCCGTTGTCCGCAGTCTGGTGGAAGCCCTGGGCACCGTGAACCGGGGACGGATTGCTGTTTAG